A part of Vibrio navarrensis genomic DNA contains:
- a CDS encoding glycoside hydrolase family 88/105 protein — protein sequence MTLNKAHVLDQMKRVYRYQVANQTRSVIRRSGATRFIKDTDWERGVFWSTVAAAWKATDDQEYLYGVMNYTLHTGFRTGAFPCFADDHVCAQAYLDVYPTVNIPEALEPTIKAFDLMVNDPKPGHRDWWWVDSLFMAPPAFAALSRETGDDKYVNYMHNAFWDSVNHLYDPETGLYYRDYRYMPTEVGQKYRNEFGDGGSEFREANGEKVFWSRGLGWMLAAVPRILERLPENFDERECYRTLFVNLAKEVVKYQHDDGFWRASLLDPDSFPAPESSATALFTFGLAWGLNQGLLDDATYQPIVHKAWAALETAIHDNGMIGWVQLPAFNPRDVQFEHNIDYGAGAFILAAIEVSKLA from the coding sequence ATGACACTCAATAAAGCGCACGTACTGGATCAGATGAAACGCGTTTACCGCTACCAAGTGGCAAACCAAACGCGCAGCGTGATCCGCCGCAGCGGGGCCACGCGCTTCATCAAAGATACCGACTGGGAGCGCGGCGTTTTCTGGTCCACCGTGGCTGCCGCCTGGAAAGCGACAGACGATCAAGAGTACCTCTATGGGGTGATGAATTACACCCTGCACACTGGTTTTCGTACTGGCGCCTTCCCGTGCTTTGCCGACGACCACGTGTGCGCGCAGGCGTACCTGGACGTGTACCCAACGGTGAACATTCCGGAAGCGTTAGAGCCAACCATTAAAGCGTTCGACCTTATGGTCAACGATCCGAAACCGGGTCACCGAGACTGGTGGTGGGTGGATTCGCTGTTCATGGCGCCGCCGGCGTTTGCGGCACTGTCACGCGAAACCGGTGACGACAAGTATGTCAACTACATGCACAACGCCTTCTGGGACTCGGTGAATCACCTGTACGATCCGGAGACGGGCCTGTACTACCGTGATTATCGCTACATGCCAACCGAAGTGGGGCAAAAGTACCGAAACGAATTTGGGGATGGCGGCAGCGAGTTTCGTGAAGCCAATGGTGAAAAAGTCTTCTGGTCGCGCGGACTGGGCTGGATGCTGGCCGCCGTGCCGCGCATCCTCGAGCGTCTGCCAGAAAACTTTGACGAGCGCGAGTGCTACCGCACCCTGTTCGTTAACCTCGCCAAAGAAGTGGTGAAGTACCAGCATGACGACGGTTTTTGGCGGGCGAGCCTGCTGGATCCGGATTCGTTCCCGGCACCGGAATCGAGCGCCACGGCACTGTTCACCTTTGGACTGGCGTGGGGCCTCAACCAGGGTTTACTGGATGACGCGACCTACCAGCCTATCGTGCACAAAGCGTGGGCGGCGTTAGAAACAGCTATTCATGACAACGGCATGATCGGCTGGGTACAGTTGCCGGCATTCAACCCGCGTGATGTGCAGTTTGAGCACAACATAGATTACGGGGCCGGGGCGTTTATTCTGGCGGCGATTGAAGTATCGAAGCTAGCGTAA
- the kduD gene encoding 2-dehydro-3-deoxy-D-gluconate 5-dehydrogenase KduD, producing the protein MNMFDLTGKVAIVTGCDTGLGQGMAVGLAKAGADVLGIGYVDAPETKAMIEAEGRRFEYINANLIANSNKAALTELVDQAVEIMGRVDILVNNAGIIRREDLLDFSEDNWDDVIAINQKAVVFLSQAVAKHFIAQQSGGKIINIASMLSFQGGIRVISYTASKSAVMGITRALATELSGHNIQVNAIAPGYMATNNTQALREDAARNQAILERIPAGRWGLPTDMQGPVTFLASDASNYVTGYTLAVDGGWLAR; encoded by the coding sequence ATGAACATGTTCGATTTAACAGGTAAAGTCGCGATTGTCACTGGCTGTGATACGGGGCTTGGTCAAGGCATGGCCGTGGGGCTGGCCAAAGCCGGCGCTGATGTACTGGGTATTGGCTACGTAGACGCACCAGAAACCAAAGCGATGATCGAAGCCGAAGGCCGTCGTTTTGAATACATCAACGCGAACCTTATTGCCAACTCAAACAAGGCAGCACTGACCGAGCTTGTTGACCAAGCGGTTGAGATCATGGGGCGTGTGGACATCCTAGTGAACAACGCCGGCATCATCCGCCGTGAAGACCTGCTCGACTTCTCAGAAGATAACTGGGATGACGTCATCGCCATCAACCAAAAAGCTGTGGTATTCCTATCTCAAGCAGTGGCAAAACACTTCATCGCGCAGCAGTCAGGCGGCAAAATCATCAACATCGCCTCCATGCTCTCGTTCCAAGGCGGCATTCGCGTGATCTCTTATACCGCTTCTAAATCGGCCGTAATGGGCATCACCCGCGCCTTGGCGACCGAACTATCTGGCCACAACATCCAGGTGAACGCGATCGCCCCGGGTTACATGGCGACCAACAATACTCAGGCTCTGCGTGAAGACGCGGCGCGCAACCAGGCTATCTTGGAGCGCATCCCAGCGGGTCGTTGGGGTCTACCAACCGACATGCAAGGCCCGGTCACCTTCCTAGCTTCAGACGCCTCAAACTACGTCACTGGTTATACTCTTGCCGTGGATGGCGGCTGGTTAGCTCGCTAA
- a CDS encoding chondroitinase family polysaccharide lyase, with translation MQSTIISFEEQTRPTFVSHGEISKKRAILGEQSLLWKWRAGDILTIKKRIQRYDNKQAKKAFGKKATQVISFWVYNEVPLDQSMTLLLSKQGNNPSEKAINLNFKGWRAFGLSLDSDFEQPVTKELDTVQFVAPTHDSGELFIDRVMFSIDDGRYQWSDYHVKNRMAGHFPEIDFGLPTSLPEATEQQKQALNAVKQKTITLLADSNIRLPALRAKFDDFQIREVEGVIRGRHILTDKQQVIYNSRYLLPEDLEDFKEYAILGKKDQFGIIQHLGYSDLMLDIASRYVKNKDAAERAALSEMYLLMTRHLLDQGFAKGSSLVSTHHWGYSSRGWYSSALLMQDVLEQNDLLPEVYDALLWHAREFKASFDMEIKPQSSNLDYFNTLSRQHLALILLNPDEKERVALVSKFGHFITQALAQTPPSSFDGLRDDGTAYRHMGHYPNYAFHGFDHIAQVIYALHGTEFAVQKPGLDKLKKAMIAGWIYSNPVVPMGISGRHPFDDLSVKRYAQGMKLLAKSYPQLDEELASIYLQIRGLSSKDSAKHFGKTISPATLPEGSWSFNGGAFAVHRHGTQMAFMKGYNDVVWSSEIYTHDNRYGRYQSNGSVHVMPYGKLKQHGYQENGWDWARNPGATGIKVDLDKLESFTRDSLMMYSKEGKSAATSLDQKHTIFSHKHVERKYPNFDPTFRANKHVLATENMLYMTGNHISNSLSDHDEATETTLFQLATNGSATSININGSLHSDANLTITLTNHDWLIDSNNVGYFLIDVDPVRVTRSVQHSGHNKTKKATQGEFVTAWIDHGVNPTNAHYEYLVVMNTTAEEMQQLAQRYKNAARDASEKPGEILETSDNHHLVRVNGLYGYSAFSAAHFSHGVLQDVSQAAQVLAQTLASGNVKLSVSAMDLNLVKEWAYGPTEAPNKPVIIELTFRGKWQIDQAIRHQYRDNTTIVTISSLFGAATEFEIKP, from the coding sequence TTGCAATCCACCATTATCAGCTTTGAAGAACAAACGCGGCCAACGTTTGTTAGCCATGGTGAAATAAGTAAAAAACGTGCGATTTTAGGCGAGCAATCGTTACTTTGGAAATGGCGAGCTGGCGATATCCTTACGATCAAAAAACGCATCCAGCGCTACGATAACAAGCAAGCGAAAAAAGCGTTTGGTAAGAAAGCAACTCAAGTCATTTCGTTTTGGGTTTACAACGAAGTACCGTTAGATCAGTCGATGACCTTGTTACTTTCAAAGCAAGGCAATAATCCAAGTGAAAAAGCGATTAACCTCAATTTTAAAGGATGGCGCGCCTTTGGGTTATCTTTGGACAGTGACTTTGAGCAGCCCGTCACTAAAGAGCTCGATACCGTTCAGTTTGTGGCACCAACTCATGACTCTGGTGAGCTATTTATCGACCGAGTGATGTTTTCTATTGATGATGGCCGTTATCAGTGGTCGGATTATCATGTCAAAAACAGAATGGCAGGCCATTTCCCAGAGATCGACTTTGGATTACCCACTTCTTTACCTGAAGCGACTGAGCAACAAAAACAAGCGCTGAATGCGGTCAAACAAAAAACCATCACATTACTGGCAGACAGCAACATCAGACTTCCTGCTCTGCGAGCTAAATTTGATGACTTCCAAATACGAGAAGTGGAAGGAGTAATTCGTGGTCGGCACATTCTTACCGATAAGCAGCAAGTCATTTATAACTCACGCTATCTATTGCCTGAAGATTTAGAAGACTTTAAAGAATACGCCATTTTAGGAAAAAAAGACCAATTCGGGATCATCCAGCACCTTGGTTACTCCGATCTCATGCTCGATATTGCCAGTCGCTATGTTAAAAACAAAGATGCCGCAGAACGCGCGGCATTGTCTGAAATGTATCTCCTCATGACCAGGCATTTGCTCGATCAAGGTTTTGCTAAAGGCAGCAGTCTTGTCAGCACCCACCACTGGGGCTACTCATCACGAGGTTGGTATTCTTCCGCGTTGCTGATGCAAGATGTGCTTGAGCAGAACGACTTGCTGCCAGAAGTCTACGACGCTTTGCTTTGGCATGCGCGTGAGTTTAAAGCCAGCTTCGATATGGAGATAAAACCACAGAGCTCCAATTTAGACTATTTTAATACGCTATCTCGCCAGCATTTAGCACTCATTTTGCTCAATCCCGATGAAAAAGAGCGCGTTGCATTGGTAAGTAAGTTTGGCCATTTTATCACTCAAGCTCTGGCGCAAACACCACCATCGTCTTTTGATGGATTGCGTGATGATGGTACCGCTTATCGTCATATGGGGCATTACCCGAATTATGCGTTTCACGGATTTGATCATATCGCACAGGTCATTTATGCCCTTCACGGTACCGAGTTTGCGGTTCAAAAACCGGGATTGGATAAGCTTAAAAAAGCCATGATCGCTGGCTGGATTTATTCTAACCCTGTGGTGCCCATGGGCATTTCCGGGCGCCACCCTTTCGATGATTTAAGCGTTAAACGTTACGCGCAAGGTATGAAGTTATTAGCCAAAAGCTACCCACAACTTGATGAAGAGTTGGCTTCGATTTATCTGCAAATCAGGGGATTATCTTCAAAAGACAGTGCCAAACATTTTGGAAAAACCATCTCTCCAGCCACCCTGCCGGAGGGAAGCTGGTCGTTTAATGGTGGTGCGTTTGCCGTACATCGACACGGCACGCAAATGGCCTTTATGAAAGGGTATAACGATGTGGTATGGAGCTCTGAAATTTATACCCACGATAATCGTTACGGCCGTTATCAAAGCAATGGCAGCGTGCATGTGATGCCGTATGGCAAGCTGAAACAACACGGCTATCAAGAAAATGGCTGGGACTGGGCGCGTAACCCTGGCGCAACCGGAATTAAAGTCGATTTAGATAAACTCGAAAGTTTTACTCGTGATTCCCTGATGATGTATTCGAAAGAGGGAAAAAGCGCCGCTACCTCTTTAGACCAGAAGCATACCATCTTTAGTCACAAACACGTTGAGCGCAAATACCCGAATTTTGACCCCACATTCCGCGCCAATAAGCACGTATTGGCGACAGAAAACATGCTTTACATGACGGGAAATCACATTAGCAATTCTCTTAGTGACCATGACGAAGCAACGGAAACCACCTTATTCCAACTCGCCACCAACGGCAGCGCGACCAGCATCAATATTAATGGCTCTCTCCATTCTGATGCGAACTTAACCATCACACTGACCAATCACGACTGGTTAATTGATAGCAATAACGTGGGTTACTTTCTGATTGATGTGGACCCAGTTCGGGTTACCCGAAGCGTACAACACTCAGGCCATAACAAAACCAAAAAAGCGACTCAAGGCGAGTTCGTGACCGCTTGGATCGATCACGGGGTAAACCCGACGAACGCCCACTATGAATATTTGGTGGTGATGAATACCACAGCTGAAGAAATGCAGCAGCTCGCACAGCGTTATAAAAACGCCGCTCGTGATGCATCCGAAAAACCGGGCGAAATTCTAGAAACCAGTGATAACCACCACCTTGTCAGAGTAAATGGCTTATATGGATACAGTGCCTTTAGTGCTGCTCACTTCTCTCACGGTGTCTTGCAAGACGTCAGTCAAGCCGCTCAAGTGTTGGCACAGACGTTAGCAAGCGGAAACGTCAAACTCAGTGTGTCCGCGATGGATCTCAACCTCGTCAAAGAGTGGGCGTATGGGCCCACAGAGGCACCAAACAAGCCGGTCATCATTGAGCTGACTTTTCGGGGTAAGTGGCAAATAGATCAGGCCATTCGCCATCAATACCGCGATAACACAACCATAGTGACCATTTCAAGTCTATTTGGCGCCGCCACTGAATTTGAAATAAAACCCTAA
- a CDS encoding carbohydrate-binding family 9-like protein yields MKKLIAISIASVLFSSAIYAGDTYLIQHVENAPVIDANEDDGAWGKADALTQFTFPWDTKLAPATEFKAVWDDEAIYFRYRVDDKHVTIGEGERGALDSDRVEIFLAKNRDLEKYYTMEIDAKDQIYSAIGTFDTKINKRTSLIEYEWEGLKTSSTVTDYGYLVEGSIPMSTLTNMQLWQNNDKTELICALMRAEFTKTESGIDMGWIAWNDPRLPKPAFHNPKPFGTCKLVK; encoded by the coding sequence ATGAAAAAACTCATTGCGATTAGTATTGCTTCTGTACTCTTCTCATCTGCTATTTACGCAGGCGACACCTATTTGATTCAACATGTTGAAAATGCGCCAGTTATTGATGCAAATGAAGATGATGGCGCATGGGGAAAAGCGGACGCTCTGACTCAGTTTACTTTTCCTTGGGATACAAAACTAGCACCTGCGACCGAATTTAAAGCAGTTTGGGATGATGAAGCCATCTATTTCCGTTACCGAGTGGATGACAAGCATGTCACGATTGGCGAAGGTGAACGTGGCGCCTTGGATTCCGACCGCGTTGAAATATTTTTAGCGAAAAATCGCGATCTAGAAAAATATTACACGATGGAGATCGATGCTAAAGATCAAATATATAGCGCGATAGGTACTTTCGATACGAAAATTAATAAACGCACCTCTTTAATAGAATATGAGTGGGAAGGGCTAAAAACTAGCTCTACCGTCACGGATTATGGCTACTTGGTCGAAGGCTCTATCCCGATGTCGACGTTAACCAATATGCAGCTGTGGCAGAATAATGACAAAACTGAGCTAATTTGCGCTCTAATGCGTGCGGAGTTTACTAAGACAGAAAGCGGTATCGATATGGGTTGGATTGCGTGGAATGATCCTAGGCTTCCAAAACCTGCGTTTCATAATCCAAAACCTTTTGGTACATGCAAACTTGTTAAATAA
- a CDS encoding chondroitinase family polysaccharide lyase — protein MKKTALLPINKVALLIGSALMAQSAFASLTPTILSFEESSIPTWINSDVTAVSLSTKRAILGDQSLLWQWNAGEKLVINKTFTRYTDTEARALYGSSATQIISFWLYNETPSASHATLTLANPDGAYPRTTTINLNFTGWRNVTLSLNNDFTSSVPNKFGQIILNAPNTGYGKLYIDRIMVSIDDSRYQWSDDQITTRYPVEEINFGLPENLPAPTSAELAAIEQIKTRLIQKLGTGSSNLSGLESKFNSFNIIKRADGTITGRHLITDPQQTPYQPNHLSAQDKADYNDYVLLGEGDKYNSKITGYAQLMLNLGKAYHNPLANKDRIAEMYTLMTEHMFDQGFVDGSALGTTHHWGYSGRWWYLSALLMEEPLRQAGLLDETYKALLWFSREFRNRGFEMKVTPSSTDMDFFNTLSQQNLAMILLNPDEREKVALLHKYADFLSATLDRNPPGYNDGFRPDGTAWRHKGHYPGYAFTALTSIGDLAYLMKGDEFGFQTGALDTIKKAMISAWIYTNPTVPLCIAGRHPFTDLSVNSNFAESMKNIALSYPTVDKELASIYLTITKQSAAQSVTIFGESITPATLPEGSWTFNGGAFAVHRVGDRMAIFKGYNQDVWSSEIYTNDNRYGRYQSHGSVHVLPLGDPVTHGYKQDGWDWNRNPGTTTIHLPINELESPRSSTLMILSDVGLSGATSLENQYTLFSFKHKAPQDLDRFEPSFEMNKHALGSEKFIYLTGNNIRNLDGRNRTETTLFQLAMRSGKGVNINGVDYTGSTLNKTLQSGDWIIDDNHVGYYLVNTDPVKVYRGGQTSKHNKTKAVTFGNFSSAWIDHGVAPNNKQYEYIMVMETTPQEMTQLASAFKAQPRFVTLQSDELRQVVKDTSSNLFGYTNFAESTFDQGYITHVDKPSQTLLRVDALQQKMVLSGASLDLNYQKGVDNQLLPDLTTGPDPVSITYTIKGKWQLSAGDAQVAISGDETMVTLSSDFAMPQEVTLTTTSLPLIPMEPSIPTQPVEPEAPEEPTSPSSSGGSGGSTSPLLLFGLGLLGLLRNQR, from the coding sequence ATGAAAAAAACCGCTCTCCTTCCTATAAATAAAGTCGCACTGTTAATTGGCAGTGCTTTAATGGCGCAAAGCGCTTTCGCTTCCCTTACACCCACGATCCTTAGTTTTGAGGAAAGCAGCATCCCGACGTGGATTAACAGCGATGTAACGGCGGTTAGCCTAAGTACTAAGCGCGCGATATTGGGTGATCAATCGCTCTTGTGGCAATGGAACGCAGGTGAAAAATTAGTGATAAATAAAACATTCACCCGCTATACCGATACCGAAGCTCGTGCACTCTACGGCAGTTCAGCCACACAGATTATTTCCTTTTGGCTGTATAACGAAACGCCAAGCGCATCCCACGCCACGCTGACGTTAGCCAATCCTGATGGCGCTTACCCACGTACCACCACCATTAATTTAAACTTCACCGGGTGGCGAAACGTGACACTATCACTTAATAATGACTTTACGTCATCAGTCCCAAATAAGTTTGGCCAAATCATACTAAACGCACCAAACACTGGTTATGGTAAGTTATATATTGACCGCATTATGGTATCCATTGATGACAGCCGTTACCAATGGAGTGATGATCAAATCACCACACGTTATCCAGTCGAAGAGATTAATTTCGGCCTGCCGGAGAACTTACCCGCACCGACCAGTGCAGAGCTCGCGGCCATCGAACAAATCAAAACCAGATTGATACAAAAGCTCGGTACGGGCAGTTCTAACCTTTCTGGCTTAGAAAGCAAATTCAATAGCTTTAATATTATCAAACGAGCTGATGGCACCATAACTGGCCGCCACCTTATTACTGATCCGCAGCAAACGCCGTACCAACCGAACCACCTCTCTGCGCAAGATAAAGCGGACTACAATGATTACGTCCTTCTGGGTGAAGGCGATAAATACAACTCAAAAATCACGGGATATGCTCAATTGATGCTTAATCTGGGCAAGGCGTATCACAATCCTCTTGCGAACAAAGATCGCATTGCTGAAATGTATACTCTCATGACAGAACACATGTTCGACCAAGGCTTTGTCGACGGCAGTGCGCTAGGAACAACCCATCACTGGGGTTACAGCGGCCGTTGGTGGTACCTTTCGGCATTGTTAATGGAAGAGCCTCTGCGTCAAGCGGGCCTGCTCGATGAAACCTATAAAGCGTTACTGTGGTTTTCTCGTGAATTCCGTAACCGTGGCTTCGAAATGAAGGTTACCCCAAGCAGCACGGATATGGACTTTTTCAATACCCTGTCACAGCAAAATCTGGCAATGATATTACTTAATCCAGATGAGAGAGAAAAAGTCGCACTGCTGCATAAGTACGCCGATTTCCTCTCTGCAACCCTTGATCGTAATCCTCCGGGCTACAACGATGGTTTTCGACCGGACGGCACCGCATGGCGACATAAAGGTCACTATCCAGGCTATGCATTCACAGCCTTAACTAGCATCGGGGATCTTGCTTATCTGATGAAAGGTGATGAGTTTGGCTTCCAAACTGGCGCTCTGGACACGATAAAAAAAGCCATGATATCAGCATGGATTTATACCAACCCGACGGTTCCTTTGTGTATAGCAGGTCGTCACCCTTTTACTGATCTATCCGTCAACAGCAATTTTGCTGAAAGCATGAAAAATATAGCCCTTAGTTACCCTACGGTAGACAAAGAGCTAGCGAGTATCTATCTCACGATAACTAAGCAAAGTGCAGCTCAAAGTGTGACTATTTTTGGAGAATCCATTACCCCAGCGACCTTGCCTGAGGGGAGCTGGACCTTTAACGGTGGTGCCTTTGCTGTTCATCGGGTAGGCGATCGTATGGCGATTTTCAAAGGGTATAACCAAGACGTTTGGTCTTCAGAAATCTATACCAACGATAACCGTTACGGTCGTTACCAGTCGCACGGCTCGGTGCATGTACTCCCGCTCGGGGACCCTGTCACTCATGGCTATAAGCAAGATGGATGGGACTGGAACCGTAATCCGGGCACTACCACTATCCACTTACCCATCAACGAGCTTGAAAGCCCTCGCTCTTCTACGCTGATGATACTCTCTGATGTCGGCTTATCGGGAGCGACATCGTTAGAAAACCAATACACACTATTTAGTTTTAAACATAAAGCACCACAAGATTTAGACCGTTTCGAGCCAAGCTTTGAGATGAACAAACATGCGCTAGGCTCAGAGAAATTTATCTATTTGACGGGTAATAACATCCGTAATCTGGATGGCAGAAATCGCACTGAAACGACTCTATTTCAATTGGCAATGCGTTCAGGAAAAGGGGTAAATATTAATGGTGTTGATTATACGGGAAGCACATTAAATAAAACCTTGCAGTCAGGCGATTGGATCATTGACGACAACCATGTCGGTTACTACCTCGTGAACACCGATCCGGTAAAGGTATACCGTGGTGGGCAAACGTCAAAGCATAACAAAACTAAAGCCGTTACCTTTGGCAACTTCTCTAGTGCTTGGATTGACCATGGCGTTGCTCCGAATAATAAGCAATACGAATACATCATGGTGATGGAAACTACACCACAAGAGATGACGCAACTGGCGAGCGCATTTAAAGCGCAACCACGTTTTGTAACCTTGCAAAGTGATGAACTGCGTCAAGTGGTGAAGGATACGTCATCCAATCTCTTCGGTTACACCAATTTTGCTGAGTCTACCTTTGATCAAGGCTACATCACTCATGTAGACAAGCCGTCTCAGACGCTGCTTCGTGTTGATGCCCTACAACAAAAAATGGTGTTATCAGGCGCATCACTGGATCTTAACTACCAAAAAGGCGTAGATAACCAGTTACTGCCAGATTTAACCACCGGACCTGATCCTGTCAGTATTACTTATACCATCAAAGGGAAATGGCAACTTTCAGCCGGTGATGCGCAAGTCGCCATCTCTGGCGATGAAACCATGGTGACATTAAGCAGCGACTTTGCCATGCCACAAGAAGTAACGCTCACAACAACGAGCTTGCCACTGATCCCTATGGAACCATCGATTCCAACGCAACCGGTAGAGCCAGAAGCACCCGAAGAACCAACATCTCCATCATCTTCAGGTGGCAGTGGTGGCTCGACATCACCATTACTGTTGTTTGGACTGGGTCTATTAGGGCTATTGCGTAATCAGCGTTAA
- a CDS encoding anaerobic sulfatase maturase, translated as MSKGKPTHFHMMAKPVSYRCNLKCDYCFYLEKEDTIHTPNSGNQDLMSDSVLKRYVRDYIESQDADVIDFAWQGGEPTLAGLDFFKKVVQFQKQFANGKTIHNSFQTNAIGINRQWAEFFAENRFLIGVSVDGTADIHDKYRVSVNGKPTFQRVKQAIDLLKEYNVEFNTLTVINDENWDKGKEVYHALKDLGSQFLQFIPIVEIRPECNKGVQSYSPVENAELAPFSVPAEGYGKFMIDVFNEWVLNDVGKVYVRMFDSILACWMGHSASVCVQAKNCGQAMIIEANGDMYSCDHYVYDDNRLGNMMQTNIKQLALSKQQRNFGLDKSRTLTSQCLNCNVQELCYGGCPKHRINVIEGEHHRQNYLCPSYKAIFTHTAPAMHHMSEAIRRGGLAADVMPMMAQFYNR; from the coding sequence ATGTCTAAAGGCAAACCCACACACTTTCACATGATGGCTAAGCCCGTCAGTTACCGTTGTAACCTTAAATGTGACTACTGTTTTTACTTAGAAAAAGAAGACACCATTCACACGCCGAACTCAGGCAATCAAGATCTGATGAGTGACAGTGTCCTTAAACGTTACGTGCGCGATTACATTGAATCTCAGGATGCTGACGTGATTGATTTTGCTTGGCAAGGCGGAGAGCCGACCTTGGCGGGATTGGACTTTTTTAAAAAAGTGGTTCAGTTTCAAAAGCAATTTGCTAACGGCAAAACCATTCACAATAGCTTTCAAACCAACGCAATTGGCATTAACCGCCAATGGGCAGAATTCTTTGCTGAAAACCGTTTTTTGATTGGCGTTTCGGTCGATGGCACAGCCGATATTCACGATAAATACCGCGTATCGGTCAACGGTAAACCGACTTTCCAGCGTGTTAAGCAAGCGATCGATTTGCTCAAAGAGTACAACGTCGAATTTAACACCTTAACTGTCATCAATGATGAAAACTGGGACAAAGGGAAAGAGGTGTACCATGCACTGAAAGACCTCGGCTCTCAGTTCCTACAGTTTATTCCTATCGTCGAAATTCGCCCAGAATGCAACAAAGGCGTGCAATCCTACTCACCGGTTGAAAATGCTGAATTGGCGCCTTTCTCTGTACCGGCCGAAGGCTACGGCAAGTTCATGATCGACGTCTTTAACGAGTGGGTACTCAACGATGTAGGTAAGGTATACGTGCGTATGTTCGACAGCATTCTAGCCTGCTGGATGGGACATTCTGCTTCGGTCTGTGTCCAGGCCAAAAACTGCGGCCAGGCGATGATCATCGAAGCCAATGGCGATATGTACTCCTGTGACCACTATGTTTACGACGACAATCGCCTTGGGAACATGATGCAGACGAACATCAAACAACTGGCTTTAAGTAAGCAACAACGTAACTTTGGTCTTGATAAATCCAGAACACTAACGAGTCAATGCCTTAACTGTAACGTTCAAGAGTTGTGCTACGGCGGTTGCCCAAAACATCGCATCAATGTCATTGAAGGTGAGCATCATCGCCAGAACTATTTATGCCCATCTTACAAAGCAATTTTCACACATACAGCGCCTGCAATGCATCACATGTCTGAAGCTATCCGTCGTGGTGGCCTGGCTGCTGATGTTATGCCGATGATGGCGCAATTTTACAACCGTTAA